The nucleotide sequence ATCGTTGTCCTGGGCGGCACGGGAAAGGTACGCACGGCCGAGGAGATCCACGAGTTCCTCGTGGGGGGCGAGGCCCCGGCCAAGGTCGCGCCCGCGCTCGTGATCCCGCCCGTCGGTACGACGATCACGGTGCGCAAGGAAATCGACGCCTTGCCGATCGGCTCGGTGCTCGCGTATCCCACGCCTGTGCCGAAGTTTGCGTACGTCAAGTTCGACGCGACATCGTGGTCCGCGTGGGAGCAGGTCGGCAGTGCGTGGATGGTAGCGGACGACATCGAGCTCGGGGCGTTCAGCCTCGACGGGAACAACCAGGTCCAGTACATCGGCGACGGGACGTACCCGGCGGACGCGCTCCTCCGCGTGAAGCAACTGGCCAAGTCCTGGCCGGGAGCGATGCCGACCTCCGTGCCTGCACCTGCCGCGCCGGCTGTGGCCCACCCCGCCGTGGGGAGCAAGGTCACCTTCGCGCAAGTGAAAGCCCTGCCGGCCGGGTCGGTCCTCCGCGCCGGTACTTGGTCGGTGGATGTCGACGACGGGGACATGAAGCTCGTGGATGGAACCTGGGCCCAGGGAAGCTCGTACGGGCAAGACCCGGCCACGGGTGCGAAGGGCTACGGGTTCGTCCCCTACCATGTCGACAGCACGGGCTCGCACAGCACCGAGCAGATGGCGGGTTGGATCCTTGTCTACGTTGGCACCGGGGCGAACCTCTCCGCGGAGGTGATGGGCAAGATTGTCCACGGCTACATGGACAAGAGCGCAGCCCTGGCGGGCGACCCCGGGGCGCCCCCCGCGACGAAGCTGCCCTTCGACCTCGGGGTCGATGCAACCTGGGAGCAAGTCGGCGGGGTGCACGCGCTCTACGCGCGATGCTCCGGCGTCGCGCACGGCCCCGCGCTCGGGTCGAACAAGGGCGGGAAGATCATCGACCCGGTGACGGGCCAGGCGTTCTACCGAAAGTGGGCGCCGTCTCTGGATCACGGGCGGAACGAGGTGCTCGCCGCGCGGCTCTACCGTGCGACCGGGTTGTACGCGCCGGACCTGCGCGGAGTAGCCGTGGACGGGACGCTGGTGCTGTACTCCCCGTGGAAAGTGGGCCTGGAGCAGCCGGCGAAGCTCATCTCGGAGACGCCGTCTTGGACCCAGGCCGAGAGGCACGTGCTCGCCACGCAGTTTCCCGTGGATGCCTGGCTGGCCAACTACGACGTGGCGGGGGAAGGCACGGCGACCCCGTGGGACAACCTGCTCCGCAACACGGAGGTACTGGGTAGCTACGACGTGTACCGTCTGTTCCGCGTGGACGTGGGCGCGTCCCTCGCGTTCCGTGGCACGGGAGCCACGAAGTCCAAGCATAACCAGGACTACCCCTCGTTTGGGGACGACGCCTCGATTGCGCTCGCGCAGTGGTTCGCGAAGAACACGACGGTGAGCAAGACGTTCGACCACTTCCTCGCAGAGCCGGCGCTCGGCAAGGAAATGATCGAGCGGATCGACACCGTGCCGGCGAAGACCATCGAGTCCGCGGCGACCTGGGCCGGCTTCGACAAGGGCACCGCGTTCCAGTACGCAGAGACGCTGATCACCCGGTCCTGGTCACTCGTGCAGTGGGCGAAGGCCCTCGACGCGAAGCCGGCGGCGAAGGCCCCGCCGGGCGATACGATCGAGTGGCCCGCCGAGGCACACCGGCTTGGCCACTACCCGGTGCTGCTCGCGGCAAGCGGCGAGGCGTACATCGGCCTGCATGACCCGGCCCGCCTGGACGGGTGGACGCCGCTCACGCCGGGCATGGCGGGTGCCGACGACGTGGATCTCTCCCCGGGGATCTACACCGTGATTCACCCGGGGGGCTTGGACGACTACGACGCGGCTTCGCCCGGCAAGGTTCCCACGCATCACCTGTGGGACAAGCTCGTCGCACCGTTCCTCGCGAAGCACGCCCAGGCGGTGAAGGTGGCGAAGGGAGCAGCGAAGCTCGCGACCGGCACCGCGAAGCCGGGGGACACGATCACGTGGCCCGCCGAGGCGCACTATCTCCTCTCCGACCCGCTCCTCCTGGCCGCGGACGGGAAGACCGTGTTCATCGGG is from Gemmatimonadales bacterium and encodes:
- a CDS encoding NUDIX hydrolase, with the translated sequence MTLATLRTLVASAGGELAEKAVVVRALATLGHKTGPSVVQVKTTAGLTRVYVFAFTPLGTLALVTGRDVEPALYTMRPWQKGEPVNELVVTTRDGSFTVAGTRAQEATPTRENPPLKVGSTVKTEKQFTTLPTGTILRGIHQPSKVALRTGETWAMYDLVGEDLAGAGSMTPYDLVKTGAAATIVALGKGVIYGAWTDFIREKLNLAKPAEAVPAATPAPAAPASVLFSAGSTIDGAVANDMAAHGPRRALVYVETGRHAGKYAYLDGNMQAWYTWAPGADTEDPVHAKLVFAKDTALRVLIPPGNVFPGATAINANIDAHAKTLPGKVAATLKAGAEVQFLAEIEALPVGTLIRWPAWNAAKHAVYAKMSPAAWTYGEVDQGTWKFTGSTTLSGAFTMFPWIVVLGGTGKVRTAEEIHEFLVGGEAPAKVAPALVIPPVGTTITVRKEIDALPIGSVLAYPTPVPKFAYVKFDATSWSAWEQVGSAWMVADDIELGAFSLDGNNQVQYIGDGTYPADALLRVKQLAKSWPGAMPTSVPAPAAPAVAHPAVGSKVTFAQVKALPAGSVLRAGTWSVDVDDGDMKLVDGTWAQGSSYGQDPATGAKGYGFVPYHVDSTGSHSTEQMAGWILVYVGTGANLSAEVMGKIVHGYMDKSAALAGDPGAPPATKLPFDLGVDATWEQVGGVHALYARCSGVAHGPALGSNKGGKIIDPVTGQAFYRKWAPSLDHGRNEVLAARLYRATGLYAPDLRGVAVDGTLVLYSPWKVGLEQPAKLISETPSWTQAERHVLATQFPVDAWLANYDVAGEGTATPWDNLLRNTEVLGSYDVYRLFRVDVGASLAFRGTGATKSKHNQDYPSFGDDASIALAQWFAKNTTVSKTFDHFLAEPALGKEMIERIDTVPAKTIESAATWAGFDKGTAFQYAETLITRSWSLVQWAKALDAKPAAKAPPGDTIEWPAEAHRLGHYPVLLAASGEAYIGLHDPARLDGWTPLTPGMAGADDVDLSPGIYTVIHPGGLDDYDAASPGKVPTHHLWDKLVAPFLAKHAQAVKVAKGAAKLATGTAKPGDTITWPAEAHYLLSDPLLLAADGKTVFIGTDDPAENGSWNQVSPGKLGGPTSIPAGTYTVLHAGGTGENDPGNTVGSQVWDKLVVPALGKPATLTQSAGCVVINHLGEVLLREPTGHYGGYGWTWPKGGIDVGESLWDAAIRETR